The following are encoded together in the Arcobacter aquimarinus genome:
- a CDS encoding peptidoglycan synthetase, with amino-acid sequence MQISSILDIVDGSLLNSPSISFIYSIKTKVNKVKEGDLFITKNLDDIELAIKNGAFAIILEENYPIIDNEIAWIKVNNIDLTIIKLIRFKLSTKNLKAYYCKKSTYDLLKIYTNSFYKNIKLIPNSLDGFFKYLDNIEDNDILISHNETILNKIYPKSIDFDENIKLEKIDNLIEHSLFETTFSYKNIYYSRVKISSLYLENFLKVFTFLNENLDFSKLKSFNNMKAIFLDRNINIVEFGKSDKFIICQNDTSLYEDEIIYINNKFKYAKTLFISNTNIYINDKDILIISNIEELKPLLKNNRFNGIYIIGFNYKEISEYLMRTEKELTLF; translated from the coding sequence GTGCAAATTTCATCTATTTTAGATATCGTTGATGGAAGTTTATTAAACTCTCCATCAATCTCTTTTATATATTCAATTAAAACAAAAGTAAATAAAGTTAAAGAAGGTGATTTATTCATCACAAAAAATCTTGATGATATAGAACTTGCAATAAAAAATGGTGCTTTTGCAATAATTTTAGAAGAAAATTATCCAATAATAGATAATGAAATAGCTTGGATAAAGGTAAATAATATAGATTTAACAATTATAAAATTAATTAGATTTAAACTTTCTACTAAAAATTTAAAAGCATATTATTGTAAAAAATCAACTTATGATTTATTAAAAATTTACACAAATAGTTTTTATAAAAATATAAAATTAATTCCAAATTCTTTAGATGGATTTTTTAAATATTTAGATAATATTGAAGATAATGACATTTTAATTTCTCATAACGAAACAATTTTAAATAAAATTTATCCTAAAAGCATAGATTTCGATGAAAATATTAAATTAGAAAAAATTGATAATTTAATAGAACATTCTTTATTTGAAACAACTTTTTCCTATAAAAATATATATTATTCAAGAGTTAAGATTTCAAGTTTGTATTTAGAAAATTTTCTGAAAGTTTTTACATTTTTAAATGAAAATTTAGATTTCTCAAAATTAAAATCTTTTAATAATATGAAAGCTATATTTTTAGATAGAAATATCAATATTGTTGAATTTGGGAAAAGTGACAAATTTATAATTTGTCAAAATGATACTAGTTTATATGAAGATGAAATAATTTATATCAATAATAAATTTAAATATGCAAAAACTCTATTTATTTCAAATACAAATATATATATTAATGATAAAGATATATTAATAATCTCTAATATTGAAGAACTAAAGCCTTTATTAAAAAACAATAGATTTAATGGTATATATATAATAGGTTTTAATTATAAAGAGATATCAGAATATCTTATGAGAACAGAAAAAGAATTAACTCTTTTCTGA
- a CDS encoding S24 family peptidase, whose amino-acid sequence MLIVDEIIEKLKDIISADGKYGRVFDKDVAKSLELSQANFATMKNRGKIPYSNILNFCAKKKISINWLLYNQNPGSLVDTTDKYWIKYYSSVSVSAGGGAYESEDNYESLELPEYFVNMLGGKDNLKNIDAINVVGDSMEPTLNSDNIIFVDKTKKDVSRDGIYAFTTTHGLFVKRIQKRVDGKLDIISDNKDYPSQILNKEDLIILGKVISSFGLVY is encoded by the coding sequence ATGTTAATAGTTGATGAAATAATTGAAAAATTGAAAGATATTATAAGTGCTGATGGAAAATATGGAAGAGTGTTTGATAAGGATGTTGCAAAATCTCTTGAGTTAAGTCAGGCAAATTTTGCAACAATGAAAAATAGAGGAAAAATTCCTTATTCAAATATTTTGAATTTTTGTGCTAAAAAAAAGATTTCTATAAATTGGTTACTTTATAATCAAAATCCTGGTTCTTTAGTTGATACAACAGATAAATATTGGATTAAATATTATTCCTCTGTAAGTGTTAGTGCTGGAGGAGGAGCTTATGAAAGTGAAGATAACTATGAATCTTTGGAATTACCAGAATATTTTGTAAATATGTTAGGTGGAAAAGATAATTTAAAAAATATTGATGCAATAAATGTGGTTGGGGATTCAATGGAACCAACTTTAAATAGTGATAATATTATATTTGTTGATAAAACAAAAAAAGATGTTTCAAGAGATGGAATATATGCATTTACAACAACACATGGATTATTTGTAAAAAGAATTCAAAAAAGAGTTGATGGAAAATTAGATATTATATCTGACAATAAAGATTACCCTTCACAAATTTTAAATAAAGAAGATTTGATTATTTTAGGAAAAGTTATAAGCTCTTTTGGATTAGTTTACTAA
- a CDS encoding OadG family protein — translation MEEINLITESIKFMFLGMGVVFAFLAIMILILKAQGIILTKIFPQEEKKVVNVPPMSNHTNNVKSESAKIAAIVATVQHHKNLKG, via the coding sequence ATGGAAGAGATAAACTTAATAACAGAGTCAATAAAGTTTATGTTTTTGGGGATGGGAGTAGTATTTGCATTTTTAGCAATAATGATACTAATCCTAAAAGCTCAAGGGATAATATTAACAAAGATTTTTCCACAAGAAGAGAAAAAAGTTGTAAATGTACCCCCAATGAGTAATCATACCAATAACGTAAAATCAGAGTCTGCAAAAATAGCTGCAATAGTTGCCACAGTGCAACATCATAAAAATCTAAAGGGTTAA
- a CDS encoding biotin/lipoyl-containing protein, with protein MSKKYIDIMDTTFRDGFQSVFGGRVLMNDFFPAVEAAKDAGINHFEFGGGARFQSLFFYLQENAFDMMDRFREIVGPNANLQTLARGINTVMLDTGSRELIDLHAKLFAKHGTTTIRNFDALNDVQNLEYSAECIKKYGLNHEVVVTLMDLPPGCFGAHDVAFYEKTLRNILDSGLPYDSICFKDASGTSSPQKIYETIQMARRLVGNDTHIRLHTHETAGVSVSCYLAALEAGADGIDLAASPVSGGTSQPDILTMLHAVKGKNFDLGGLEIDKILKYEEVLKDCLKDYFIPPEATQVSPLIPFSPMPGGALTANTQMMRDNGTLDKFPEVIKAMQEVVERGGYGTSVTPVSQFYWQQAYANVMFGPWKQIAPGYGKMVLGYFGKTPVAPDAEIVKLASEKLKLEPTTLNPLDIADADEKKRISVWKQRLEIEGIETTEENIFIAAACDEKGIAFLKGEAPLNVRKNDSVCENDKDCKLGENKMANASGNYTVVVDGQRFNVSIAEGNADIQVTPVANSNTTTSSTPVASNGGTEVPAAVNGAVWKILVKEGDRVEKDQQIIILEAMKMEIDITAPVSGVITKILVNPAQAVDEGQTLAIIG; from the coding sequence ATGTCTAAAAAGTACATAGATATTATGGATACAACCTTTAGAGATGGATTCCAATCTGTCTTTGGAGGAAGAGTTTTAATGAATGATTTTTTTCCAGCTGTAGAAGCTGCAAAAGATGCTGGAATAAATCACTTTGAATTTGGAGGAGGAGCAAGATTCCAATCATTGTTCTTCTACTTACAAGAAAATGCATTTGATATGATGGATAGATTTAGAGAAATCGTAGGTCCAAATGCAAACTTACAAACCTTAGCTCGTGGTATAAATACAGTTATGCTTGATACGGGTTCAAGAGAATTAATCGACTTACATGCAAAATTATTTGCAAAACATGGAACAACAACAATCAGAAACTTTGATGCATTAAATGATGTACAAAACCTTGAATATAGTGCTGAATGTATAAAAAAATATGGATTAAATCATGAAGTTGTTGTAACACTTATGGATTTACCTCCAGGATGCTTTGGCGCTCATGATGTTGCTTTTTATGAAAAAACATTAAGAAATATTCTTGATAGTGGATTACCTTATGATTCAATCTGCTTTAAAGATGCCTCAGGAACTTCATCTCCTCAAAAAATCTATGAAACAATACAAATGGCAAGAAGATTAGTAGGAAATGATACTCATATTAGACTTCATACTCACGAAACAGCAGGTGTTTCAGTATCATGTTATTTAGCTGCTTTAGAAGCTGGAGCTGATGGTATTGATTTAGCTGCATCACCTGTAAGTGGAGGAACTTCTCAACCAGATATTCTTACTATGCTTCATGCAGTAAAAGGTAAAAATTTTGACTTGGGTGGTTTAGAAATAGATAAAATTTTAAAATATGAAGAAGTTTTAAAAGATTGCTTAAAAGATTACTTTATTCCACCAGAAGCTACTCAAGTATCTCCTTTAATCCCATTCTCTCCAATGCCAGGTGGTGCATTAACTGCAAATACTCAAATGATGAGAGATAATGGTACTTTAGATAAATTTCCTGAAGTTATAAAAGCAATGCAAGAAGTAGTTGAACGTGGTGGATATGGAACATCTGTAACTCCTGTTTCACAATTTTATTGGCAACAAGCATATGCAAATGTAATGTTTGGTCCTTGGAAACAAATAGCTCCTGGTTATGGAAAAATGGTTTTAGGTTACTTTGGTAAAACTCCTGTTGCTCCTGATGCTGAAATTGTAAAACTAGCAAGTGAAAAACTAAAACTAGAACCAACTACTTTGAATCCTTTAGATATAGCTGATGCTGATGAGAAAAAAAGAATATCAGTATGGAAACAAAGATTAGAAATAGAAGGTATAGAAACAACTGAAGAGAATATTTTTATTGCAGCTGCCTGTGATGAAAAAGGAATAGCATTTTTAAAAGGTGAAGCACCTTTAAATGTTAGAAAAAATGATTCTGTTTGTGAAAATGATAAAGATTGTAAATTAGGAGAAAACAAAATGGCAAATGCAAGTGGAAACTATACAGTTGTAGTTGATGGTCAAAGATTTAATGTAAGTATCGCAGAAGGTAACGCAGATATTCAAGTAACTCCTGTTGCTAACTCAAATACAACAACTTCATCAACTCCTGTTGCTTCAAATGGTGGAACAGAAGTTCCAGCTGCTGTAAATGGTGCTGTTTGGAAAATACTTGTAAAAGAAGGTGATAGAGTTGAAAAAGATCAACAAATTATTATCCTTGAAGCAATGAAAATGGAAATTGATATAACAGCTCCAGTTTCAGGTGTTATTACAAAGATATTAGTAAATCCTGCACAAGCAGTAGATGAAGGACAAACATTAGCCATTATTGGTTAA